A single genomic interval of Lathyrus oleraceus cultivar Zhongwan6 chromosome 7, CAAS_Psat_ZW6_1.0, whole genome shotgun sequence harbors:
- the LOC127107044 gene encoding uncharacterized protein LOC127107044, with product MNIKSKEDFWVFYMNHHSKPSTRKWHFIGTLMSIIFFLCSIIFTWWFLFLVPLSAYGFSMYSHLFIEGSFPVTIGYPFWSLYCDFKLFWFMITGKMDREMKRLGKRPVLQLF from the coding sequence ATGAATATCAAGAGCAAGGAAGATTTCTGGGTATTTTACATGAACCATCATTCAAAGCCATCAACTAGGAAATGGCACTTCATAGGAACACTTATGAGCATAATCTTCTTTCTCTGTTCAATAATCTTCACTTGGTGGTTTTTGTTTCTTGTTCCTTTATCTGCTTATGGATTTTCTATGTATAGTCATTTGTTCATTGAAGGGAGTTTTCCTGTGACTATTGGATACCCCTTTTGGTCTCTTTATTGCGATTTTAAGCTGTTTTGGTTTATGATTACTGGAAAAATGGATAGAGAGATGAAAAGACTTGGAAAGAGACCTGTGTTGCAACTTTTCTga
- the LOC127108300 gene encoding protein DEFECTIVE IN EXINE FORMATION 1: MKPSSSTKLLLFLLLLCTFSFVFSQDSKNNTFREREASDDALGYPEIDEDALVNSKCPVNLELRWQTEVSSSIYANPLIADINSDGKLEIVVPSFVHYLEVLEGTDGDKMPGWPAFHQSTVHSSPLLYDIDKDGVREIALATYNGEVLFFRVSGYVMSDKLEVPRRKVLKNWYVGLNADPADRTHPDVHDEQLVQEATIAKSMSKTNGSKHEVNSSAATSTESHTDTKSVSNPEPEKKINGSQSEESIKMPTIADNSNVNTGSVETVSADNSTVNAGSVETVSADNSTVNADSVETVSADNSTVNAGSVETVSADNKTSTGRRLLEDNNVKGAEQSDSKSKGKEGVHAATVENEEGLEADADSSFELFRNSDELADEYSYDYDDYVDESLWGDEEWTEVKHEKLEDYVNVDSHILCTPVIADIDNDGVMEMVVGVSYFFDNEYYDNQEHKKELGDIDIGKYVAGGIVVFDLDTKQVKWTAELDMSTDTTNFRAFIYSSPTVVDLDGDGYLDILVGTSYGLFYVLDHHGKIREKFPLEMAEIQGAVVAADVNDDGKIELVTADTHGNVVVWTPKGDLIWEKHLKSLIPHAPTIGDIDGDGHTELVVPTLSGKIHVLDGRDGSSIGRYPFITHGRVMNQVLLVDLSKQKEKKKGLTIVTASFDGYLYLIDGPTGCADVVDIGETSYSMVLADNVDGGDDLDLIVSTMNGNVFCFSAPSPHHPLKAWRLPNQGRNNVANRYGRQGIYVTHPSRAFRDEEGKSFWVEIEIVDNYRYPSGHQGPYYVTTTLLVPGNYQGDRTIKQNQTYSQPGKYRIKLPTVGVRTTGTVLVEMVDKNGLYFSDEFSLTFHMHYYKLLKWLLVLPMLGMFGVLVILRPQGAVPLPSFSRNND, from the exons ATGAAACCCTCTTCGTCAACGaagcttcttctttttcttcttctacTCTGCACCTTCTCATTCGTTTTCTCCCAGGATTCCAAGAACAATACGTTCCGGGAACGTGAAGCCTCCGATGATGCCCTTGGATACCCTGAAAT AGACGAGGATGCTTTGGTGAATTCGAAATGTCCTGTGAATTTAGAGCTAAGATGGCAAACGGAAGTTAGTTCCAGTATCTATGCAAACCCCTTGATTGCTGATATTAACAG TGATGGGAAGCTTGAAATAGTGGTTCCATCGTTTGTACACTATCTTGAAGTTCTAGAAGGTACCGACGGGGACAAAATGCCAG GCTGGCCTGCTTTCCATCAATCAACTGTGCATTCTAGTCCACTTCTATATGACATAGACAAAGATGGGGTGAGAGAAATAGCTTTGGCAACCTACAATGGTGAAGTGCTATTTTTCAG GGTTTCTGGTTACGTCATGTCAGATAAGCTTGAGGTCCCACGTAGGAAAGTGCTTAAAAATTGGTATGTGGGTTTGAATGCTGATCCAGCGGACCGCACCCATCCAGATGTTCACGATGAGCAACTTGTCCAAGAAGCCACTATTGCAAAATCAATGTCCA AAACAAATGGAAGCAAACACGAAGTCAATTCCTCAGCTGCCACATCAACAGAAAGTCACACTGATACAAAAAGTGTGTCTAATCCCGAGCctgaaaagaaaataaatggaaGCCAATCAGAGGAGAGTATTAAGATGCCTACGATTGCCGATAATTCAAATGTGAATACTGGTTCTGTGGAGACTGTCAGTGCAGATAATTCAACTGTGAATGCTGGTTCTGTGGAGACCGTCAGTGCAGATAATTCAACTGTGAATGCTGATTCTGTGGAGACTGTCAGTGCAGATAATTCAACTGTGAATGCTGGATCTGTGGAGACTGTCAGTGCAGATAATAAAACCAGCACTGGGAGGCGTCTGCTGGAAGATAACAACGTAAAAGGAGCTGAACAAAGTGATTCTAAGTCCAAAGGTAAGGAAGGCGTTCATGCCGCAACTGTGGAAAATGAGGAAGGACTGGAAGCAGATGCTGATTCGTCTTTCGAATTATTCCGCAATAGTGATGAGTTGGCCGATGAGTACAGCtatgattatgatgattatgttgatgAATCGCTGTGGGGTGATGAAGAATGGACTGAAGTGAAACATGAGAAATTAGAGGATTACGTGAATGTTGACTCACACATCTTGTGCACTCCT GTCATTGCAGATATTGACAATGATGGTGTAATGGAAATGGTTGTTGGTGTTTCTTATTTCTTTGACAACGA GTATTATGACAACCAGGAGCATAAGAAAGAACTGGGTGACATTGACATTGGGAAATATGTTGCTGGTGGTATTGTTGTTTTTGATCTGGATACAAAACAAGTTAAGTGGACTGCAGAGCTTGATATGAGTACAGATACAACAAACTTCCGAGCATTCATATATTCTTCTCCTACTGTTGTAGATTTGGATGGTGATGGGTATCTAGACATTCTTGTTGGAACTTCTTATGGCCTATTCTATGTGTTAGATCATCATG GTAAAATTAGAGAAAAGTTCCCTCTTGAAATGGCCGAGATCCAAGGAGCTGTTGTTGCAGCTGATGTTAATGACGATGGGAAAATTGAGCTAGTCACGGCTGATACCCACGGAAATGTTGTTGTATGGACCCCCAAAGGAGATCTGATATGGGAAAAGCATCTGAAGAGTCTTATTCCACAT GCTCCAACTATTGGTGATATCGACGGGGATGGCCACACTGAGCTTGTTGTGCCAACACTATCTGGGAAGATTCATGTTCTTGATGGAAGGGATGGATCATCTATTGGACGGTATCCATTTATAACTCACGGAAGAGTGATGAATCAAGTTCTTCTAGTTGATTTAAGTAAACAGAAGGAAAAGAAGAAGGGGTTGACTATTGTTACTGCTTCGTTTGATGGTTATTTGTACCTCATTGATGGACCTACAGGCTGTGCTGATGTTGTTGACATTGGTGAAACTTC ATATAGCATGGTTTTGGCAGACAATGTAGATGGTGGGGATGATCTTGATCTGATTGTCTCAACAATGAATGGCAATGTCTTCTGTTTCTCAGCTCCCTCTCCTCACCACCCCCTCAAG GCATGGAGATTGCCTAACCAAGGAAGAAATAATGTTGCAAATCGATACGGTCGTCAAGGCATCTACGTTACTCATCCTTCTAGGGCATTCCGTGATGAGGAAGGCAAGAGCTTTTGGGTGGAAATTGAAATTGTAGATAATTACAGATACCCATCTGGTCATCAAGGACCATACTATGTCACT ACAACCTTGCTTGTCCCTGGTAATTACCAAGGAGATAGAACGATAAAGCAGAACCAGACCTATTCTCAACCTGGTAAATATCGAATTAAGTTGCCAACTGTGGGAGTAAGGACCACAGGAACAGTTTTGGTTGAGATGGTGGACAAAAATGGACTATATTTCTCCGACGAATTCTCACTTACATTCCATATGCACTACTATAAGTTGTTGAAATGGCTTCTTGTTCTTCCAATGCTTGGGATGTTTGGTGTGCTTGTCATCCTTCGTCCACAAGGTGCAGTGCCGTTGCCATCATTTTCAAGGAACAATGATTAA